The Orcinus orca chromosome 4, mOrcOrc1.1, whole genome shotgun sequence genome includes a region encoding these proteins:
- the UTP3 gene encoding something about silencing protein 10 → MVGRSRRRGAAKWAAVRAKAGRDPADENDDNLESPPSPADSSYYQDKVDDFHEARSRAALAKGWSEVESGAEEEDGDEEEVLALDIADEDDEDEESAGNEDDDDDGGSSTQSEAEASVDPSLSWGQRKKLYYDTDYGSKSRGRQSQQEVEEEEREEEEEAQLIQRRLAQALQEDDFGVTWVEAFAKPVPRVNEVETRVVKDLAKVSVREKLKMLRKESPELLELIDDLKVKLTEVKDELEPLLQLVEQKIIPPGKGSQYLRTKYNLYLNYCSNISFYLILKARRVPAHGHPVIERLVTYRNLINKLSFVDQKLSSEIRHLLTLKDDAGKAELNLKAKSTKAKPKSVSAVAASAVTDLSDDSDFDEAALKYYKEIEDGQKLKRKKEDSTEEQALDVQNAKRAITYQIAKNRGLTPRRKKIDRNPRVKHREKFRRAKIRRRGQVREVRREEQRYSGELSGIRAGVKKSIKLK, encoded by the coding sequence ATGGTGGGGAGATCCCGGCGGCGCGGAGCGGCCAAGTGGGCAGCTGTGCGAGCTAAGGCAGGTCGCGACCCAGCGGACGAAAATGATGACAATTTGGAATCTCCTCCCTCACCAGCGGACTCCAGCTACTACCAAGATAAGGTAGATGATTTCCATGAGGCCCGATCTCGGGCTGCCTTGGCTAAGGGGTGGAGCGAAGTGGAGAGTGGGGCCGAGGAGGAGGATGGCGATGAGGAGGAGGTTCTTGCCCTAGATATCGCCGATGAGGACGATGAAGATGAAGAGAGTGCGGGTAATGaggatgacgatgatgatggtgGGAGCTCCACGCAGAGTGAGGCTGAGGCCTCGGTGGATCCCAGTTTGTCGTGGGGTCAGAGGAAAAAACTTTACTACGACACGGACTATGGTTCCAAGTCCCGAGGCCGGCAGAGTCAACAAGAagtagaggaagaggaaagagaggaggaagaggaggcacaGCTCATTCAGCGGCGTTTAGCCCAAGCTCTGCAAGAGGACGATTTTGGAGTTACCTGGGTGGAGGCCTTTGCAAAACCAGTACCTCGGGTAAATGAGGTTGAGACACGGGTCGTGAAGGATTTGGCGAAAGTTTCAGTGAGAGAGAAGCTGAAGATGCTGCGAAAGGAATCGCCAGAGCTCTTGGAGCTGATAGATGACCTGAAAGTTAAGTTGACAGAGGTGAAGGATGAGCTGGAGCCATTGCTACAGTTGGTGGAGCAAAAGATCATTCCACCTGGAAAAGGAAGCCAATACCTGAGGACCAAATACAACCTCTATTTGAACTACTGCTCCAACATCAGTTTTTATCTGATCCTGAAAGCTAGGAGAGTCCCTGCACATGGACATCCTGTCATAGAAAGGCTTGTTACCTACCGAAATTTGATCAACAAGCTGTCATTTGTGGATCAGAAGCTGTCCTCTGAGATTCGTCATCTGCTCACACTTAAAGATGATGCTGGAAAGGCAGAACTGAATCTAAAAGCAAAATCCACAAAGGCCAAGCCAAAATCTGTTTCTGCTGTTGCTGCCTCTGCTGTTACAGACCTTTCTGATGATTCTGATTTTGATGAAGCTGCACTGAAATactataaagaaatagaagacggacaaaaattgaagagaaagaaagaagatagtaCTGAAGAACAGGCTCTTGATGTTCAAAATGCAAAGAGAGCCATTACTTATCAGATTGCTAAAAATAGGGGGCTTACACCTAGGAGAAAGAAGATTGATCGGAATCCCAGAGTGAAACACCGGGAGAAGTTCAGAAGAGCCAAAATTCGCAGAAGAGGCCAGGTTCGTGAAGTTCGTAGAGAAGAGCAACGTTATAGTGGTGAACTATCTGGCATTCGTGCAGGGGTTAAAAAGAGCATTAAGCTTAAATAA
- the JCHAIN gene encoding immunoglobulin J chain isoform X3, whose protein sequence is MQNVPDYNWAQDEDERTVLVDNKCKCARITSRIIPSAEDPSQDIVERNIRIIVPLNSRENISDPTSPLRTKFVYHLSDLCKKCDLTEVELDNQVVTATQSNICDEDIETCYTYDRNKCYTNRVPLTYGGKTKMVETALTPDSCYPD, encoded by the exons ATGCAAAACGTGCCTGATTATAATTGGG CCCAAGATGAAGATGAAAGGACTGTTCTTGTTGACAACAAATGTAAGTGTGCCCGGATTACTTCCAGGATCATCCCTTCTGCTGAAGATCCTAGTCAAGACATTGTGGAGAGAAACATCAGAATTAT tgttcctCTGAACAGCAGGGAGAATATCTCTGATCCTACCTCACCCCTGAGAACCAAGTTTGTGTACCATTTGTCCGACCT CTGTAAAAAATGTGATCTTACAGAAGTGGAGCTGGATAATCAAGTAGTTACTGCCACCCAGAGCAATATCTGTGATGAAGACATTGAGACTTGTTACACTTATGACAGAAACAAGTGCTATACAAACAGGGTCCCACTTACCTATGGTGGTAAGACCAAAATGGTGGAAACAGCTTTGACCCCGGATTCCTGCTATCCTGACTAA
- the JCHAIN gene encoding immunoglobulin J chain isoform X1: MDFRSHEFPFQYLHCIHVETKTWEGYISKSSTETWAQDEDERTVLVDNKCKCARITSRIIPSAEDPSQDIVERNIRIIVPLNSRENISDPTSPLRTKFVYHLSDLCKKCDLTEVELDNQVVTATQSNICDEDIETCYTYDRNKCYTNRVPLTYGGKTKMVETALTPDSCYPD; this comes from the exons ATGGATTTTAGGAGTCATGAATTCCCATTCCAGTATCTTCATTGTATACATGTGGAAACAAAGACTTGGGAAGGTTACATTAGCAAATCAAGCACAGAAACCTGGG CCCAAGATGAAGATGAAAGGACTGTTCTTGTTGACAACAAATGTAAGTGTGCCCGGATTACTTCCAGGATCATCCCTTCTGCTGAAGATCCTAGTCAAGACATTGTGGAGAGAAACATCAGAATTAT tgttcctCTGAACAGCAGGGAGAATATCTCTGATCCTACCTCACCCCTGAGAACCAAGTTTGTGTACCATTTGTCCGACCT CTGTAAAAAATGTGATCTTACAGAAGTGGAGCTGGATAATCAAGTAGTTACTGCCACCCAGAGCAATATCTGTGATGAAGACATTGAGACTTGTTACACTTATGACAGAAACAAGTGCTATACAAACAGGGTCCCACTTACCTATGGTGGTAAGACCAAAATGGTGGAAACAGCTTTGACCCCGGATTCCTGCTATCCTGACTAA
- the LOC105748762 gene encoding 60S ribosomal protein L39-like encodes MSSHKTFRIKRFLAKKQKQNRPIPQWIQIKTGNKIRYNSKRRHWRRTKLGL; translated from the coding sequence ATGTCTTCTCACAAGACTTTCAGGATCAAGAGATTCCTggccaagaaacaaaagcagaatcgTCCCATTCCCCAGTGGATTCAAATAAAAACTGGTAATAAAATCAGGTACAACTCTAAGAGAAGACATTGGAGAAGAACCAAGCTGGGTCTATAA
- the JCHAIN gene encoding immunoglobulin J chain isoform X2 encodes MKNYLLFWGVLAIFVTAVLVTAQDEDERTVLVDNKCKCARITSRIIPSAEDPSQDIVERNIRIIVPLNSRENISDPTSPLRTKFVYHLSDLCKKCDLTEVELDNQVVTATQSNICDEDIETCYTYDRNKCYTNRVPLTYGGKTKMVETALTPDSCYPD; translated from the exons ATGAAGAACTATTTGCTTTTCTGGGGAGTCCTGGCCATTTTTGTTACGGCTGTTCTTGTGACAG CCCAAGATGAAGATGAAAGGACTGTTCTTGTTGACAACAAATGTAAGTGTGCCCGGATTACTTCCAGGATCATCCCTTCTGCTGAAGATCCTAGTCAAGACATTGTGGAGAGAAACATCAGAATTAT tgttcctCTGAACAGCAGGGAGAATATCTCTGATCCTACCTCACCCCTGAGAACCAAGTTTGTGTACCATTTGTCCGACCT CTGTAAAAAATGTGATCTTACAGAAGTGGAGCTGGATAATCAAGTAGTTACTGCCACCCAGAGCAATATCTGTGATGAAGACATTGAGACTTGTTACACTTATGACAGAAACAAGTGCTATACAAACAGGGTCCCACTTACCTATGGTGGTAAGACCAAAATGGTGGAAACAGCTTTGACCCCGGATTCCTGCTATCCTGACTAA